One Brassica napus cultivar Da-Ae chromosome C2, Da-Ae, whole genome shotgun sequence DNA window includes the following coding sequences:
- the LOC106410155 gene encoding sucrose-phosphate synthase 4 — protein MARNEWINSYLEAILDVGTSNKKRFESNSKIVQKLGDMNRKEPQEKVFSPIKYFVEEVVNSFDESDLYKTWIKVIATRNTRERSNRLENICWRIWHLARKKKQIVWDDGIRLSKRRDEREKGRNDAEEDLSELSEGEKEKSDAVTTLEPPRDQMPRIRSEMQIWSEDDKSSRNLYIVLISMHGLVRGENMELGRDSDTGGQVKYVVELARALANTEGVHRVDLLTRQISSPEVDSSYGEPVEMLSCPPEGSGSCGSYIIRIPCGSRDKYIAKESLWPHIHEFVDGALNHIVDIARSLGEQVNGGKPIWPYVIHGHYADAGEVAAHLAGTLNVPMVLTGHSLGRNKFEQLLKQGRITREDINKTYKIMRRIEAEELSLDAAEMVVTSTRQEIEAQWGLYDGFDIKLERKLRVRRRRGVTCFGRYMPRMVVIPPGMDFSYVLTQDSQDADADLKSLIGPDRNQIKKPVPPIWSEIMRFFTNTHKPTILALSRPDPKKNVTTLLKAFGECQPLRELANLTLILGNRDDIEEMSNSSSVVLMSVLKLIDQYDLYGQVAYPKHHKQSEVPDIYRLAAKTKGVFINPALVEPFGLTLIEAAAYGLPIVATKNGGPVDIVKALNHGLLVDPHDQQAISDALLKLVANKHLWAECRKNGLKNIHRFSWPEHCRNYLSHVEHCRNRHPTSSLDIMKVPEEPISDSLGDVDDISLRFSMDGDFKLNGELDASTRQRKLVNAISQMNSMKGGPSALYSPGKRQMLFVITVDSYDDNGDTKANLEDVIKNVMKTAGLTSGKGKIGFVLATGSSVQEVVEMTKKYLINLEEFDAIVCNSGSEIYYPWRDMEVDADYEAHVEYKWPGESLRSVILRLACTKLETEDDITEYTSACSTRCYAISVKQGVETRRVDDLRQRLRMRGLRCNIVYTHAATRLNVIPLCASRLQAVRYLSIRWGIDMKKSVFFVGEKGDTDYEDLLGGLHKTIILKGAVGSDSEKLLRSEENFKREDVVPRDSPNISYVEENGGPPEMLSTLEAYGIK, from the exons ATGGCAAGAAATGAGTGGATCAACAGTTACCTGGAAGCTATTCTTGATGTTGGAACTAGCAACAAAAAGAGGTTTGAGAGCAACTCCAAGATCGTCCAGAAGCTTGGAGATATGAATAGAAAGGAACCTCAAGAGAAGGTGTTTAGTCCCATCAAGTACTTTGTGGAAGAGGTTGTCAACAGCTTCGATGAGTCTGACCTGTATAAAACATGGATTAAG GTGATAGCAACAAGGAACACTCGTGAACGTAGCAACAGGCTTGAGAATATATGCTGGCGTATATGGCATCTTGCACGCAAGAAGAAGCAG ATTGTGTGGGATGATGGGATAAGACTTTCGAAACGAAGAGATGAACGTGAAAAAGGACGCAATGATGCAGAAGAGGATCTTTCCGAGCTTTCTGAaggagagaaggagaagagtgaCGCTGTTACCACTCTCGAGCCACCCCGAGATCAGATGCCTCGTATCCGCTCTGAAATGCAAATTTGGTCTGAAGATGATAAATCAAGTCGAAACCTTTACATTGTCTTAATCAG TATGCATGGACTAGTGCGCGGAGAAAACATGGAGCTTGGCAGAGACTCAGATACTGGCGGCCAGGTGAAATATGTTGTTGAGCTTGCTCGCGCTTTGGCCAACACGGAAGGTGTCCACAGGGTCGACCTCTTAACACGGCAAATCAGTTCACCAGAGGTTGACTCAAGCTATGGAGAGCCAGTTGAGATGTTATCATGCCCTCCAGAAGGTAGCGGAAGCTGTGGTTCCTACATTATCCGCATCCCCTGCGGTTCACGAGACAA GTACATAGCAAAGGAGTCACTCTGGCCTCATATTCACGAGTTTGTTGATGGGGCGCTTAATCACATAGTGGACATAGCAAGGTCTCTCGGAGAGCAAGTGAATGGAGGGAAGCCAATCTGGCCTTATGTAATCCATGGCCACTATGCAGATGCAGGAGAAGTAGCTGCACATTTGGCAGGAACGTTGAATGTGCCGATGGTGCTAACCGGTCACTCTTTAGGAAGGAACAAGTTTGAGCAGTTGCTTAAACAAGGGAGAATTACGAGAGAGGATATCAACAAAACATACAAGATCATGAGGAGGATTGAAGCTGAAGAGCTGAGCTTAGATGCAGCAGAGATGGTGGTGACAAGCACACGGCAAGAGATTGAGGCGCAGTGGGGACTGTATGACGGGTTTGATATCAAGCTTGAGAGGAAGCTCAGGGTTAGAAGACGGCGTGGCGTCACCTGCTTTGGTCGATACATGCCCCGAATGGTG GTTATACCACCAGGCATGGATTTCAGTTACGTCTTGACACAAGATTCACAAGATGCTGATGCAGATCTCAAGTCGCTAATTGGCCCTGACCGAAACCAGATTAAAAAGCCTGTACCTCCAATATGGTCTGAG ATAATGCGGTTTTTCACAAATACTCATAAGCCAACCATACTTGCGCTGTCTCGACCAGACCCCAAGAAAAATGTCACCACATTGCTCAAAGCTTTTGGTGAATGTCAGCCTCTTCGAGAACTAGCCAACTTG ACACTCATACTAGGAAACCGAGATGACATTGAAGAGATGTCTAATAGCAGTTCAGTTGTTCTCATGAGTGTCCTAAAGCTGATAGACCAGTATGACTTGTACGGCCAAGTAGCTTATCCCAAGCATCACAAACAATCTGAAGTTCCAGATATTTATCGTTTAGCAGCCAAAACAAAG GGAGTTTTCATTAATCCAGCTCTGGTAGAGCCGTTTGGTCTCACGCTCATTGAG GCAGCTGCTTATGGTCTGCCCATTGTTGCCACCAAAAATGGTGGGCCTGTTGATATCGTCAAG GCACTAAACCATGGGCTCCTAGTCGACCCACATGATCAGCAAGCCATTTCTGATGCCCTTCTAAAGCTCGTGGCTAACAAACATCTCTGGGCTGAGTGCAGAAAGAACGGTCTCAAGAACATCCACCGTTTCTCATGGCCAGAGCACTGCCGTAACTACCTTTCCCATGTTGAACACTGCAGAAACCGACACCCAACCAGTAGTCTCGACATAATGAAAGTTCCAGAAGAGCCTATAAGTGATTCTCTAGGTGACGTCGATGACATATCTTTGAGATTCTCCATGGATGGAGATTTCAAACTCAATGGGGAACTAGATGCAAGCACTAGACAAAGGAAACTAGTCAACGCCATAAGTCAAATGAATTCTATGAAGGGTGGCCCATCTGCTCTCTACAGCCCTGGCAAAAGGCAGATGCTCTTTGTGATTACTGTTGATTCCTACGATGACAACGGAGACACCAAAGCGAATTTGGAAGATGTCATCAAGAATGTGATGAAAACTGCAGGTTTGACATCGGGCAAAGGAAAAATAGGCTTCGTCCTGGCAACAGGTTCAAGCGTGCAAGAAGTTGTGGAGATGACAAAGAAATACCTGATTAATTTGGAAGAATTTGACGCAATAGTTTGTAACAGCGGAAGTGAGATCTACTATCCATGGAGAGATATGGAGGTTGATGCAGACTATGAAGCTCATGTGGAATACAAATGGCCTGGTGAAAGTCTAAGGTCAGTGATTCTGAGACTAGCATGTACAAAACTTGAAACAGAAGACGACATCACAGAGTATACAAGCGCATGCAGTACTAGGTGCTATGCAATTTCTGTCAAACAAGGAGTCGAG ACTCGAAGAGTTGATGACCTTAGGCAGAGGCTTCGGATGAGAGGTTTAAGATGCAACATTGTCTATACACATGCTGCGACAAGGCTAAATGTTATACCACTATGTGCATCAAGATTGCAAGCAGTCAG GTACCTTTCGATAAGGTGGGGAATTGACATGAAGAAGTCTGTTTTCTTTGTGGGAGAGAAGGGAGACACAGACTATGAAGACTTGCTGGGTGGCCTCCACAAAACCATCATCCTAAAAGGTGCAGTGGGATCTGACAGTGAGAAGCTTCTTCGAAGTGAAGAAAACTTCAAAAGAGAAGACGTTGTTCCACGAGACAGCCCTAACATTTCCTATGTCGAAGAGAATGGTGGACCTCCGGAAATGCTATCCACACTAGAGGCCTATGGGATCAAATAA